The genome window AGCAGTCCGGCGCGGCTGGCGGAGGTGCGCTGGACGGCCCAGGTCTGCGCGAGGAAGGCGAACACGCTGCAGAACAGGGCGAGATACAGCAGCTGAATCCAGGTCGCGGTGCCGGCGCGGGCGAAGCCGGGCAGGGCGGTGGCGGCCGTGGGGAGGAAGAGCGCCGTGCCGATGAGGGTCTGCAGCGCCGTCAGGTGCAGGGGACGCACCGCGCGGCCCGCGGTGAGCCGGCCGACCAGGGCCACGTGCACGGCCCGGACGGCGGCGGCGGCGAGCATCAGCAGGTCGCCGAGTCCGGGCGTGTGGAAGCCGTTGCCGGACATCAGGAGTCCCACGGCCAGGACGCACACCCCCGCGGCGGCGTGGAAGGAGGGCGGCAGCCCGCCGGGGTGACCGGAGCGGTCGAGCAACGGGGTGAGCACGATGGTCAGGCTGATGATCAGCCCCGCGTTGGCGGCGCTGGTGTGGGCGACTCCGTACGTCTCCACGACCAGCACCGCGGCCTGGGTCAGCCCCAGCGGCACTCCGGCCCGTACCTCGTCCCGCGTCCACCGGCGCCGCCCACGGCGGGCGGTGACCAGGACCAGGCAGGCCGGTGCGGAGAGCGCGTACCGGGCGAACAGGACCGCGGGGACGGGCAGCGCGGCCACCGCCGTCTGGGCGGAGAGATAACTGGAACCCCAGACGAGCGCGACGAGGAGGAGTACCGCATCGGTACGGCGGGCGTCGAACACCCGCCCACGGTGCACCGCGCGTGACCCTGAAGCCCAGCACCAGTTTCTAAAACGATCTTTTAGTCCACCTGCACAGTGCCCCTACACTGCGGGAATGGACGAACGTCAGTTGCGGATTCTGCGGGAGCTGGGCGAACTCGGCAGTGTCACCGCGGTCGCCGAGGCGCTGCTGGTGACGCCGTCGGCAATCTCCCAGCAACTGCGGCTGCTGCAGCGATCGATCCCGGTGCCGCTGACCGAGCGGCACGGGCGGCGGCTGGTGCTCACCGACGCCGGGCAGGCGCTCGCCGGCGCGGCGGTGGAGGTGGAGACGGCGCTGGCGCGGGCCCGGGGCGCCGTCGAGGAATTCGTCGGGAAAGCGGACGGCGAGGTGTCGGTCGCGGCGTTCCACAGCGCCGGTTCGGCGTTCTTCCCACCGCTGCTGCGGGCCTTCAACGGACCCGGTTCGCCCCGGCTGGCGCTCGCCGACGAGGACGTGCCGCAAGAGGACTTCCCCCGGCTGACGAGGGAGTACGACCTCGTGCTCGCCCACCGCCTCGATCACGCCCCGCCGTGGCCGGGCACGGTGACCGTCACCACCCTGCTGCGCGAACCGCTCGACGTGGCGCTGCCCGTCGGCCATCCGCTGGCCGGCAAGCGGCGGCTCACCCCGCGGGATGTGGCCGACGAGCCGTGGATCACCGTGCACGACGGGTTCCCCGTCATGGCCACCATCGAGGCCATCGCCGCCGCGGCCGGGCGCCGGCTGCGGCTGGTCCATCGCATCAACGAGTTCGCGGTGGTCGCGGAGGCCGTGGCCGCAGGGGGCGGTATCGCCCTGATGCCGCGCTGGACGATGCGTCCGCACCCGGCGCTGGTCCTCCGACCGATCGACGGCGTCCAGGCCAGGCGGCACATCGACGCCCTGTGCCGCCCCGAACGCACGGCCCGCACAGCGGTCCGCACGGTGCTGGCCGAACTGCGCCGCGCCGCAGGGACGATCAAGGACGGGGACGCGGGGGAGCCGGCGCCGGCCACGGCTTGACGGCGACGCGGAGCGGGTCGGTGAACGCAACCGAAAGCTCTCAGAACGGATACCAGCGCACCGTCTCGTCCCCGTCCCGCAACGACGCCACCCGGCGCTCGAACTCGGCGAGGGCCTTGGGGTTGCTCGGCGCGTGCTGGGCGACCCAGGCGCAGCTGGCCGTCTCCCGGGCACCGCGCAGCACCGAGCAGCCCTCCCATGCGCGTACGTCCCAGCCGTAGGCGGCGGTGAAGGAGTCGTACGCCTCGGCGGGAAGACCGTAGCGGTCACGGGAAAGCGCCATGACCACCAGGTCGTGCTCGCGCAGATCGGCGGAGAAGGTCTCCAGGTCGACCAGGACCGGGCCGTCCGGGCCGATGTGCACATTGCGCGGCAGCGCGTCGCCGTGGATCGGTCCGGGCGCCAGATGCGGGGAGAGCGCGGCCGCCGCGGCGGCGAACCCGTCACGGCGCTCGCGCAGATACGCCGCGTCCGCAGGGTCGATCGCGTCGCCCGCGAGCCGAAGCCAGCGTTCCACCCCGCCCAGCAGATCACGGGGCGGCAGGGTGAAGGCGGGGGAGGGGAGGGCGTGCACGATCCGCAGCAGTTCGGCCAGGTCGCGCGGTTCGGCGGGGCGTACGGGATCGGGCAGCCGGTGCCATACGGTCACGGGATGCCCGTCGACGAGCAGGGGTTCGGGTCGGGCGGCCCGCACCGCCGGGACATCCGCCCCGGCCAGCCAGACGGCGATGTCGAGCTCCCGCCGCGCCCGGTCCAGCAACTCGGCGTCGCGGCCCACTTTGACCACCAGATCCCCGACGGCGAACACCGCGTTCTCACCCAGGGCGAGGAGCCGAGCGTCCCGCGCCGCACCCGGCAGTACCCCCGCCGCGTCCAGCACATCCCGCGCCCGCATCTCGTCCATCGCACGCCTCCGTGTCCTCCACCGGTTCCTTGAGGTCTGCCAGTGTCGCATTCACGCAGGTCGGGACGGCCACCGGCCGGGGTGCGGAACGAACCCGCGGACAAGTGGCCCAGGCTGCACCGGCGTCGGCGAAGTGAGATCCCCGCACAGGGAGGGCCGTCGGCTGCCCACAAGGGGAGGGCCCGTAGGCTCCCCGGTCGCCGACGGGCCCTCGCTCAGGCGGGGTTCAGACCCCCAGTGGCTCGTTCTCGTCCCGCGCCGCCGGTGCCACCGCCGCCGGTGTCTCGTCGTGCGTGAGGTCCGGCAGCCGGTGCAGCCACTTCGGCAGGTACCAGTTGCGCTCACCCAGCAGCGCCATCACCGCCGGGAGCAGCACGCCCCGGATGACGGTCGCGTCGATGAGGACCGCGGCGGCCAGGCCCACGCCCATCTGCTTCATGGACTGCATGGACAGCGTGCCGAAGATCGCGAAGACGGCGACCATGATGACCGCGGCGCTGGTGACGACCCCGGCCGTGGTCACCACACCGTGCGTGATCGCGTCCTTCGTGGTCCTGCCCCGCAGACGGGCCTCGCGGATCCGGGACACCACGAACACGTGGTAGTCCATCGACAGGCCGAACAGGATGACGAAGAGGAACAGCGGCAGCCAGGTGACGATGGCGCCCACACCGTGCGCGCCCACCAGCGACGCGCCCCAGCCGTGCTGGAAGACGGCGACCAGGATGCCGTAGGCCGCACCGACCGAGAGCAGGTTCAGGACGATCGAGGTGATCGCGATCGTCAGCGAGCGGAACGACAGGAGCATCAGCAGGAAGGCGAAGACCACGACGAACGCGAAGACCGGGACCACCGAGCCGACGAGTTGGTCGTTGAAGTCGTGCGAGCCCGCGACCTGACCCGTGATCGGCGCCTGCACGCCCTCCACCTTGCCGAGCGTGTCGGGCCGTACCTTGTCGCGCAGCAGCTCCAGGTTCTTGCCCGCCTTGTCCAGGTCGGAGCCGCCGACGAGCGGCACGGAGATCACGGCCACGTTCTGCGCGTCGTGCAGTCTGACGTCGACCGGGCCGCGCGAGGCGCCCGATGCGATCGCCTCCGTGCGGAAGCCGGCGATCGCGGACTTCACCTCGGGCGCGTTGATGTCCTTCGCCTTGACGACGACCTGGGCCGGCTCGGAACCGCCGGGGAAGGCCTCGTTGACCCGGTTGTAGGTGGCCACGATGGGCAGCTTGTTCCCGAACTCCTGGTCCAGGGTGAGGTTCTGGGTCTTCATGCCGAGTGCGGGCGCTGCGATCGCGAGCAGCGCACCGGCCGCGACCACCAGGGAGACGGCGGGCCGGGCGAGGACCACCTTCAGGACGGCACTCCACAGCCGGCTGCCCTCGTCGGCGCTGCGACCGGTCCGCGCGCGCCGCTTGTCCGGGTGCAGGAACGGGATACGGCCCTTCTCGACGCGCTTGCCCAGCAGCGACAGCAGCGCGGGCAGCACGGTCACCGAGCCGACCATGGCGACCGCCACCACCATCAGCGAGGCCAGGCCCATCGCCTCGAAGGTGGCGAGTCCGGTGAACAGCATGCCCGCCATCGCCACGCACACCGTGACACCGGAGACGATCACGGCGCGCCCGCTGGTCGCGGCGGCGATGCGCAGCGCGGTGCCCGCATCGCGTCCGGCCGCGCGCTCCTCCCGCTCGCGGCGCAGGTAGAACAGGCAGTAGTCGACGCCGACGGCCATGCCGACCAGCAGCATCACGGAGTTGGCGGTGTCGTTCATCGCCTGCAGATGGCTGACGATGCCCATCAGGCCCATCGTCGCCATGATCGCGGTGATGGCGAGCGCCACTGGCAGCAGCGCCGCGACCAGCGCGCCGAACGCGATCAGCAGGATGCCGAGCGCCACCGGCACCGCGGAGTACTCGGCCTGCTTGAAGTCGTTGCCGAACGCGTCGGAGAACGTCTTGCGCATGCTGGCGGCGCCGATCTCCTCGATCCGCAGCTGCGGGTGGTCCTTCTGGACCCCGGCGACGGCCTTGAGCACGGGCTCGACACGGTCACCGGCGGTGTCCGCGTCGCCGCGCATGTCGAACTGCACCAGGGCGCTGCGGCCGTCCTTGGAGATGGTCTTCGTGTCGTACGGGGAGGTCACGTCCGTCACCCGGCCGGTGCCGTCGACGGCCCGCACGACCGCGGTGACGGCGGCGCGGAACCGCGGGTCGGTGGCCGTGGTGGTGCCGTCCTTCGCCTGGATCAGCACGCTCTCACCGGCAGGCTGCTTGATCCCCGCGTCCTCGATGATCTTCGCGGCGGTGTGTGTCTCGCCCTTCAGTTCGTCGCTGTCCTTGATGTCGACGCGCCCGGCTGCCGAGCCGACGGCCATGGCCAGCACGACGAACAGCACCCAGATGCCGACGGCAGCCCATCGGTGCCGAGCGCTCCAGCCGCCGGCCCGGGCGGCGATGCCCCGCACCCGCGTATCTCCGTTCCCCATGACGGGCTGCCCCCTCCGTGCGGGTGACGGCCCCCTGCCGCCACCGTTCGCTTCGAAGGTAGGGGCGGCGTAAGCCCGACTCGTCGTGCTGCCCGGTGAACCGTGAGCGCCCCGGCTCATCCCCTCGGACCGGCCCGCCTCACCATCCGGGAGGACAGTGGCCCCTTACAACTGTCCGGGCTCCTCAGGGCCGGGATCAGGGTCCGGGCGCCCGCCCGGGGATGCGCTCTAGGGTGTGAGCATGACGACGACGTACGCGGCGCTGCTGCGGGGGATCAACGTGGGCGGCAACCGGAAGCTGCCGATGGCGGGCCTGCGGGAGCTGCTGACCGGGCTCGGTCACACCGGGGTGGCCACGTATCTGCAGAGCGGCAACGCGGTCTTCACCGCCGACCACGGTGACGAGGACTCCCTGGCGGCGGAACTCGAGGAGGCGATCGAGAAGGACTTCGGCTTCCGGGTCGACGTGCTCGTACGCGACCACGCGTACCTGAAGGCCGTACGCGAGGCCTGCCCGTTCCCGGCCGACGAGCTGGAGGGCAGGCAGCTGCACGTCACGTACTTCTCGGGGCCGGTGGAGGCCGAACGGTTCGCGGAGATCGACCCGGCCGCGTACCTGCCGGAGGAGTTCCGGCTCGGCGGCCGCGAGCTCTACCTCTACGTCCCCGACGGTCTCGGCCGGTCCAAGCTCGCCGAACAGCTGTCGAGGCCCCGGCTGAACAAGGGGCTGATCGCCACCACCCGCAACTGGAACACGGTCGTCAAACTCGAGGAGCTGACCCGTGCCTGAGCAGGGCCCGGCCGTCGAGGAGGCGATCGAGCGCGAACTGCGTCTCCTGGACCCGCAGTTCAGCCGCTCGCCCGAACAGGTCGGGGCGCTGCTGCACCCCGACTTCCACGAGTTCGGCGTCTCCGGGCGGCACTGGGACCGGGCCTCCGTCATCGAGATGCTGGCCTCGACGACCGATGCGGGGGCGCGGCCGTCCGTCACCTCCCCCATCACGGGCGTCCAGCTCGCCCCGGACCTGGTGCACCTCACCTTCGACACGGAGAACGACGGCCGTCACGCGCACCGCAGTTCGCTGTGGCGGCGTACCGAGGACGGCTGGCAGCTGTACTTCCACCAGGGGACGCCGTTCGCCCCCGGGACGAAGTGACGCAGAGATCCACGGAGTTCCGCACCCAGGGGCAAAGGGCGACGAGCGGGTGTGCGAGGCTCGTCGGCATGCGCTACATCATCATCGGAGCAGGGGCCGTCGGCGGAGCGGTCGGGGCCCGGCTCGCCGAGGTCGGCCACGAGGTGGTCCTGGTCGCGCGGGGTGCGCAGTACACGGCGCTGCGCGAGCACGGACTGCGCTTCCTCGCCCCGGACGGCGAGCACACCCACCGGCTGCCGGTCGTCGACGGGCCTTCGGCGCTGGGTGAGTTGCGCACGGACGACGTCCTCGTGCTGGCCGTCAAGACCCAGGACAGCGAGGTGGCGCTGGACACCTGGGGCCCGGCTCCGGTGCGGGGCGGCGGTACGGCCGCCGAGCAGCTCCCGCTGGTGTGCGCGCAGAACGGCGTGGAGAGCCAGCGGCTCGCCCTGCGCCGCTTCCGCCATGTCTACGGCGTCTGCGTGTGGCTCCCGTCCACCTTCGTCGAACCGGGCGTCGTCTCCGCCGCCGGCACCCCGCTCACCGGCATCCTGCACCTCGGCCGGTATCCGCACGGCACCGACGACACCGCCCGCCGGATCGCCGCAGACCTGGAGAAGGCCCGGTTCGAGGCCCCGGTCGTGCCGGACGTGACGCGCTGGCAGTACGCCAAGCTGCTGAGCAACCTCGCCAACGCCGTGGAGGCGGTCAGCGGGCCGCTCACCGGACAGGCGGCGGAGTCGCTGTACGCGCGGGTGCGGGCCGAGGGCGAGGCGGTGCTCCAGGCGGCCGGCATCCCGTACGCGAGCGGCGCGGAGCAGAAGGAGATGCGCGGCGACAAGGTGCACCTGGTGCCGCTCGCGGGGGCCCAGCGCGGTGGCGGTTCCTCCTGGCAGTCCCTCACCCGAGGCACCGGCACCATCGAGGCCGACCACCTCAACGGCGAGATCGTCCTCCTGGGCCGGCTGCACGGTGTGCCGACCCCGCTCAACGAACTGCTGCAACGGCTCGCCACCACGTTCGCGCGGGAGCGCCGGGCGCCCGGGTCGCTGCCGGTCGCGGAGCTGGTGCGACTCGCCGACGAGGCCGTGGCGCACGCCGCCGGGTAGGCCGCCGCTTCCCACCTCCCCTTGCGCTCAAGCGGCGCTGCGGCCTCTTTCCGCATGCGTCCGGATGATGTCCGCGTACCGGCGCCCACTGCCCTTCACCGTGCGCTTCTGCGTCTTGTAGTCGACGTGCACCAGCCCGAAGCGCTTGTCGTAGCCGTACGCCCACTCGAAGTTGTCCAGCAGGGACCAGGCGAAGTAGCCCGCGAGCGGGGCGCCCTGACGGACTGCCGATGCGCAGGCCGCCAGGTGCTGCTCCAGATACTCCGTGCGCTCGGGGTCGTGGATGGTTCCATCGGGGCGTACGACGTCGGGGTAGGCGGAGCCGTTCTCGGTGACATACAGCTTGCGGGCGCCGTAGTCGTGGGTCAGGCGGAGCAGGAGGCGCTCCATGCCGGAGGCGTCGACCTCCCAGTCCATGCCGGTGCGGGGCACGCCGAGGCGGGGGACCGGGCGGACCCGTGGGGCCAGCCCGGTGGGGTCGTCGGCGACGGTGGCCGGCATGTAGTAGTTGAGGCCCAGCCAGTCGAGGGGCTGCGCGATGGTTTCCGAGTCGCCTGGCTGCTCGGGAAGTTCGACGCCGTACACCTCTCGCATGTCGGCCGGGAAGCCGCGGCCGTGCACCGGGTCCAGCCACCAGCGGTTGGTGTGCCCGTCCATGCGGCGGGCGGCGTCGAGGTCCTCCGGCCGGTCGGTGGCGGCGTGGACGGTGGAGAGGTTGTTGACGATGCCCACCTGCGCGCCGGGCGCTGCCGCGCGGATCGCCTGCGCGGCCAGACCGTGACCGAGGAGGAGGTGGTAGGAGGCGCGGACGGCGGCCGTGAGGTCGGTCAGGCCGGGGGCCATCCTGCCCTCCAGGTGGCCGATCCACGCGGAGCACAGGGGCTCGTTGAGCGTGGTCCAGTGGCGGACGCGGTCGCCGAGGCGTTCGGCGACGACCGCCGCGTACGAGGCGAGGTGGTGGGCGGTGTCGCGGACCGGCCAGCCGCCCCGGTCCTGGAGCACCTGCGGCAGGTCCCAGTGGTACAGGGTGACGGACGGAGTGATGCCCGCCTCCAGCAGGCCGTCGATCAACGCGTCGTAGAAGTCGAGCCCCTTGGCGTTGACCGCACCGTCGCCGCCCGGCACCACGCGCGGCCAGGCGATGGACAGCCGGTAGGCGTTGGTGCCGAGTCGGCGCATCAGGCCGATGTCCTCGCGCCAGCGGTGGTAGTGGTCGCAGGCGACGTCTCCGTGGTCACCATTGTCGATCTTGCCGGGAGTGTGCGAGAACGTGTCCCAGATCGAGGGGGAGCGGCCGTCCTCGGCGACGGCCCCCTCGATCTGGTAGGCCGACGTGGCCGTGCCCCACAGGAAGTCCTCGGGGAGTGCGGCGAGGTCGATGGTCACGGAGTTCCTTTCGGAGGCAGGCGAGTCGGTCACTTGACGGCTCCCGCGGTGAGCCCGGCGACGAGGTAACGCTGCAGGAGCAGGAACCCGGCGACCACGGGGAGGCTGACGACGAGCGAGGCGGCCATGATCTGGTTCCAGTAGACGTTGTAGAGGGTGGAGTAGCCCTGGAGGCCGACGGCTAGCGTGCGGGTGTTGTCGTTGGTCATCACCGACGCGAACAGCACCTCGCCCCAGGCGGTCATGAAGGCGTAGACGGCGACCGCGACGATGCCGGGGATCGCGGCCGGCACGACGACCCTGAACAGGGCCCCCAGCGGGCCGCAGCCGTCCACCAGCGCGGCCTCGTCCAGTTCGCGCGGCACCGAGTCGAAGTACCCGATCAGCATCCAGATCGAGAACGGCAGCGAGAAGGTGAGATACGTCAGGATGAGTCCGCCGCGCGAGCCGAACAGGGCGATGCCGGTGGCGTTGCCGATGTTGACGTAGATGAGGAACAGCGGCAGCAGGAAGAGGATGCCGGGGAACATCTGGGTGGACAGCACGGTGACGGTGAAGACGCGCTTGCCCCGGAAGTCGTAACGGCTGACCGCGTAGGCCGCGAACACCGCGATCACCACCGAGCAGACGGTCGCCGCCCCCGCCACGGTCAGGGAGTTCACGAAGTACCGCGCGAGCGGGATCGTCGACCAGATGTCGATGTACGGGCGGATGGTCAGGTGGCTCGGAAGCCAGCGGAATTTCCCGGAGACGTCGCCCAGGGGCTTCAGCGAGCTGGAGACCATCGCGTAGACCGGTACCAGGACGAACGCGGTGAGCAGGGTGAGGAAGATCCGCTTGGACCAGAGGAAGGACCGGGGCGGAGCCATCGGCGAGCGGGGCGTCCGGGAGGTACTAGACATCGGCCGTCTTCCTTCCTCGGGACGTCAGCAGGAGGTAGACGCCCGTCACCACGAGCAGGAAGAGCAGCAGCAGGACGGACATGGCGGAGCCGGTACCGAAGTTCCAGGTGACGAAGGACGCCTGGTAGATGTGGACCGAGATGAGGTCCGCGGCCTCGGGGGCGGACTTGCCGAACAGGACGTACGGCGTGTTGAAGTCGTTGAACGTCCACAGGAACAGCACCAGGACCAGGACCTGGTTGACCGGACGCAGCGACGGCAGGGTGATGCGGCGGAGCTGCTGCCACATCCCGGCGCCGTCGAGGGCGGCCGCCTCGTACAGCTCGCCCGGGATGTTCTGCAGGCCGGCCATGACGATGAGGAAGGCGAACGGCCAGCCCTTCCACACGGACACGGTGAGCAGCGCGACGAAGCTGTTGTCGCCGATGAGCCAGAAGGACGGCTTGTCGGTGAGGTGCAGCTGGTCGTGCAGGACGTGGTTCACCAGGCCGTTGTCGTGCTGGAACATGAACACCCAGGTGATCACGGCCGCGTACACGGGCAGCGCGTACGGCACCAGGAAGAGTGCCCGCAGCAGGCCGCGGCCGCGGAACGTGCCCTGCATGAAGATCGCGGCCGCCGTGCCGATCAGCCAGCACAGGCCGAC of Streptomyces cynarae contains these proteins:
- a CDS encoding LysR family transcriptional regulator, whose amino-acid sequence is MDERQLRILRELGELGSVTAVAEALLVTPSAISQQLRLLQRSIPVPLTERHGRRLVLTDAGQALAGAAVEVETALARARGAVEEFVGKADGEVSVAAFHSAGSAFFPPLLRAFNGPGSPRLALADEDVPQEDFPRLTREYDLVLAHRLDHAPPWPGTVTVTTLLREPLDVALPVGHPLAGKRRLTPRDVADEPWITVHDGFPVMATIEAIAAAAGRRLRLVHRINEFAVVAEAVAAGGGIALMPRWTMRPHPALVLRPIDGVQARRHIDALCRPERTARTAVRTVLAELRRAAGTIKDGDAGEPAPATA
- a CDS encoding carbohydrate ABC transporter permease, with product MTTTAPAEAAVYKSPSGAAKRTPRHPGRIRRIGLPYLLLLPALLLELLVHLVPMVIGIVMSFKELTQFYIRDWGTAPWAGISNYKVSVDFDAPVGEALLHSFLVTVAFTLVSVGLCWLIGTAAAIFMQGTFRGRGLLRALFLVPYALPVYAAVITWVFMFQHDNGLVNHVLHDQLHLTDKPSFWLIGDNSFVALLTVSVWKGWPFAFLIVMAGLQNIPGELYEAAALDGAGMWQQLRRITLPSLRPVNQVLVLVLFLWTFNDFNTPYVLFGKSAPEAADLISVHIYQASFVTWNFGTGSAMSVLLLLFLLVVTGVYLLLTSRGRKTADV
- a CDS encoding DMT family transporter, whose translation is MFDARRTDAVLLLVALVWGSSYLSAQTAVAALPVPAVLFARYALSAPACLVLVTARRGRRRWTRDEVRAGVPLGLTQAAVLVVETYGVAHTSAANAGLIISLTIVLTPLLDRSGHPGGLPPSFHAAAGVCVLAVGLLMSGNGFHTPGLGDLLMLAAAAVRAVHVALVGRLTAGRAVRPLHLTALQTLIGTALFLPTAATALPGFARAGTATWIQLLYLALFCSVFAFLAQTWAVQRTSASRAGLLLGTEPVWAVAVGVVLGGDHLTPLTGLGAALMVAGTYWGQSVERARRTAAPDPAHGPASAHHAGTEKDTMRGTAAPTGS
- a CDS encoding phosphotransferase enzyme family protein, with the protein product MDEMRARDVLDAAGVLPGAARDARLLALGENAVFAVGDLVVKVGRDAELLDRARRELDIAVWLAGADVPAVRAARPEPLLVDGHPVTVWHRLPDPVRPAEPRDLAELLRIVHALPSPAFTLPPRDLLGGVERWLRLAGDAIDPADAAYLRERRDGFAAAAAALSPHLAPGPIHGDALPRNVHIGPDGPVLVDLETFSADLREHDLVVMALSRDRYGLPAEAYDSFTAAYGWDVRAWEGCSVLRGARETASCAWVAQHAPSNPKALAEFERRVASLRDGDETVRWYPF
- a CDS encoding GH1 family beta-glucosidase, with protein sequence MTIDLAALPEDFLWGTATSAYQIEGAVAEDGRSPSIWDTFSHTPGKIDNGDHGDVACDHYHRWREDIGLMRRLGTNAYRLSIAWPRVVPGGDGAVNAKGLDFYDALIDGLLEAGITPSVTLYHWDLPQVLQDRGGWPVRDTAHHLASYAAVVAERLGDRVRHWTTLNEPLCSAWIGHLEGRMAPGLTDLTAAVRASYHLLLGHGLAAQAIRAAAPGAQVGIVNNLSTVHAATDRPEDLDAARRMDGHTNRWWLDPVHGRGFPADMREVYGVELPEQPGDSETIAQPLDWLGLNYYMPATVADDPTGLAPRVRPVPRLGVPRTGMDWEVDASGMERLLLRLTHDYGARKLYVTENGSAYPDVVRPDGTIHDPERTEYLEQHLAACASAVRQGAPLAGYFAWSLLDNFEWAYGYDKRFGLVHVDYKTQKRTVKGSGRRYADIIRTHAERGRSAA
- a CDS encoding carbohydrate ABC transporter permease, which translates into the protein MAPPRSFLWSKRIFLTLLTAFVLVPVYAMVSSSLKPLGDVSGKFRWLPSHLTIRPYIDIWSTIPLARYFVNSLTVAGAATVCSVVIAVFAAYAVSRYDFRGKRVFTVTVLSTQMFPGILFLLPLFLIYVNIGNATGIALFGSRGGLILTYLTFSLPFSIWMLIGYFDSVPRELDEAALVDGCGPLGALFRVVVPAAIPGIVAVAVYAFMTAWGEVLFASVMTNDNTRTLAVGLQGYSTLYNVYWNQIMAASLVVSLPVVAGFLLLQRYLVAGLTAGAVK
- a CDS encoding MMPL family transporter, whose translation is MGNGDTRVRGIAARAGGWSARHRWAAVGIWVLFVVLAMAVGSAAGRVDIKDSDELKGETHTAAKIIEDAGIKQPAGESVLIQAKDGTTTATDPRFRAAVTAVVRAVDGTGRVTDVTSPYDTKTISKDGRSALVQFDMRGDADTAGDRVEPVLKAVAGVQKDHPQLRIEEIGAASMRKTFSDAFGNDFKQAEYSAVPVALGILLIAFGALVAALLPVALAITAIMATMGLMGIVSHLQAMNDTANSVMLLVGMAVGVDYCLFYLRREREERAAGRDAGTALRIAAATSGRAVIVSGVTVCVAMAGMLFTGLATFEAMGLASLMVVAVAMVGSVTVLPALLSLLGKRVEKGRIPFLHPDKRRARTGRSADEGSRLWSAVLKVVLARPAVSLVVAAGALLAIAAPALGMKTQNLTLDQEFGNKLPIVATYNRVNEAFPGGSEPAQVVVKAKDINAPEVKSAIAGFRTEAIASGASRGPVDVRLHDAQNVAVISVPLVGGSDLDKAGKNLELLRDKVRPDTLGKVEGVQAPITGQVAGSHDFNDQLVGSVVPVFAFVVVFAFLLMLLSFRSLTIAITSIVLNLLSVGAAYGILVAVFQHGWGASLVGAHGVGAIVTWLPLFLFVILFGLSMDYHVFVVSRIREARLRGRTTKDAITHGVVTTAGVVTSAAVIMVAVFAIFGTLSMQSMKQMGVGLAAAVLIDATVIRGVLLPAVMALLGERNWYLPKWLHRLPDLTHDETPAAVAPAARDENEPLGV
- a CDS encoding DUF1697 domain-containing protein, encoding MTTTYAALLRGINVGGNRKLPMAGLRELLTGLGHTGVATYLQSGNAVFTADHGDEDSLAAELEEAIEKDFGFRVDVLVRDHAYLKAVREACPFPADELEGRQLHVTYFSGPVEAERFAEIDPAAYLPEEFRLGGRELYLYVPDGLGRSKLAEQLSRPRLNKGLIATTRNWNTVVKLEELTRA
- a CDS encoding nuclear transport factor 2 family protein, whose product is MPEQGPAVEEAIERELRLLDPQFSRSPEQVGALLHPDFHEFGVSGRHWDRASVIEMLASTTDAGARPSVTSPITGVQLAPDLVHLTFDTENDGRHAHRSSLWRRTEDGWQLYFHQGTPFAPGTK
- a CDS encoding ketopantoate reductase family protein codes for the protein MRYIIIGAGAVGGAVGARLAEVGHEVVLVARGAQYTALREHGLRFLAPDGEHTHRLPVVDGPSALGELRTDDVLVLAVKTQDSEVALDTWGPAPVRGGGTAAEQLPLVCAQNGVESQRLALRRFRHVYGVCVWLPSTFVEPGVVSAAGTPLTGILHLGRYPHGTDDTARRIAADLEKARFEAPVVPDVTRWQYAKLLSNLANAVEAVSGPLTGQAAESLYARVRAEGEAVLQAAGIPYASGAEQKEMRGDKVHLVPLAGAQRGGGSSWQSLTRGTGTIEADHLNGEIVLLGRLHGVPTPLNELLQRLATTFARERRAPGSLPVAELVRLADEAVAHAAG